The DNA window GAGTCGCTGCCCCCCAACAATCACTGGGTCGTGACGGCCATCGGCGGGAAGGTCCACTTCCTCTCCGTGGCGCTGTCGGTGGCCATGGGCGGGCCTGTCCGGGTCGGCATGGAAGACAACGTCTACATCGCGCGCGGCGTGCTCGCGCGCTCGAATGCCCAGATCGTGGAGAAGGCCGTGGGCATCCTCCACGCCGTGGGGCGCGAGGTCGCCACGCCCGCCGAGGCGCGACAGATCCTGGGCCTGCGCCCGAGGCCCTGACGGAGAGCGGGGCACCGGCGCCATGGACTTCGGCTTCACCGAGACGCAGGAGGCCCTCAGGCGGGCGGTCCGGAGCGTCCTCGCGCGCCGCTGCCCGCCGGAGGCGATCCGCGAGTGGGGGGAGCAGGAGATCTTCCCCGGCGAAGTCTGGGAGGAGATGGCGCGGCTGGGGTGGCTCGGGCTCGTGTTTCCCGCCGAGCATGGCGGCGCCGAGGGGAGCCTCCTTGACCTCATGGTGGTGCTGGAGGAGCTGGCCCGGGTGGAGTTCGAGCTGGCATCGGCGGTGGGGCTCGCGGTGATGGGCGGGCTCGCCATCCTCCGTCACGGCACGCCCGAGCAGCAGGCCCGCCACCTGCCGCCGCTGGTCCAGGGCCGGGCCCACTTCTCCGTGGCCCTCACCGAGCCGGGCTCGGGCTCAGATGCCGCGGCGCTCATCACCCGGGCCGCTCGCGACGGTGACGACTTCGTCCTCACGGGCCAGAAGCTCTACTGCACCGGCGCCCACCTGCCGGGCTCGACGGTGCTGCTGGCCGCTCGCACGCGCCCGAAGGCGCTGAAGCGGGAGGGGATCACCGTGTTCCTCCTGGACCCGGCGGCGCCGGGCGTGACGCTCAGGCGCATGCGCATGCTCGGCCGGCGCATCCAGGGAACCAATGAGATCTTCCTCGACGGTGCCCGCGTCCCGGCGGACGCGATCCTCGGCACCCTCGACGGTGGCTGGGGCGTGCTCCGCTCCTTCCTCGAGATCGAGCGCACGGTGGCGGCCGTGGCCTATGCGGGCGCGGCGCAAGCGGTGGTGGACCTGGCGCTCTCCCACGCGCAGGAGCGCGAGCAGTTCGGCCGCCCCATCGGCAGCTTCCAGGCCATCGCGCATCTTCTGGCCGACATGCAAACCGACGTGGACGCCACGCGCCTGCTGGCCTGGCGCGCCGCCTGGCTCCTCGCCGGGAACCGACCCTGCCTCCGCGAGGTCTCGATCGCCAAGCTGCACGCTTCGGAGACCTATGTGCGGGTGGCCGGCCACGGCATGCAGGTCATGGGCGGCCACGGCTACACGATGGAGTGCGACATGCAGCGCCATTTCCGCTCGGCGCGGCTGGCGACCATCGGAGCCGGCACTTCCCAGATCCAGCGGGACCTCATCGCCCGCACCATGGGACTCGATGTCCGCCATGCCTAGCGCGGTCCCGGCACCTCGGCGGCGAGCGGGCGGGGGTCAGGTCTTGCATTACGACAAATGTTGGATTGCAAGACCTGACCCCGGGCCCGGCCCGCCGGGCCCGGCCGGTGCGCTCGGCGCCGCGGGGCGCCCCGCTCGCCGCGCCACCCACTGGCTCCCCGGACTGCGTTGGTGCTTCATGGCCACTAGAACGATCCCGGCGATGCTGGAGACGGCCGCGGCGCGCGCGCCCAGGACCGTGTATCTCACGGGGCCCGGCGGGGACATCACTTTCGGTGCCCTCCGGGAGCGCGTGGCGCGTCTCGCCATGGGCCTGGCCGCGCTCGGGGTCGCACATGGTGAACGGGTGGCGGTGCTGCTGCCGAATTGCCCCGCGCATGTCGAGACCTGGCTGGCGCTGGCGCGGCTGGGCGCCGTGCTCGTCCCCGTGAACACGGCCTTCAGGCCCGACGAGGTGGCCTTCGTGCTCGAGCATGCCGGGGCGGCGGCGCTCGTGACCACCGATGGGCTTCATGCCGCCGCGGTGGCGCCGATCCGATCACGCTGCCCGGCGCTGACCCATGTGATCACGCTCGAGGGAGAGGCCGCGGGCTCCATGCCCTTCTCGCGGCTTGTCGAGTCCAAGCCGATGGAGGGGCGGCCCGCGGTGGCGGAGGAGGACACGGCGGCCATCCTCTACACCTCGGGGACCACGGGCTTCCCCAAGGGCTGCTGCCTCGCCCATCGCCACTACGTGCTGGCGGGCCGGATGCTCCGCGACGTGCTCCGCGCCACCGCCGGCGACCGCTACCTCTGTGTGGTCCCGCTCTTCCACGTCTCGGGGCAGATGGGCATGGTGATGGCCACGCTTGCCGCCGGCGCCAGGCTGATCCTGCTGCCGGGATTCCAGGCGAGCACCTTCTGGGTCGATGCCCTTTGCTACCGCGCCACGGTCTTCCACGGCGTGGGGACCATCCTTGCCATCCTCGACCGCCTGCCGGTCTCTCCAGAGGAGCGGGCCCACACCCTTCGAGCGATGTGGAGCGCCGGACATCCCGAGCTGGTCGTCGCCATGTCAGAGCGCCTGGGCATCCCCATAGTCCAGAACTGGGGGATGACCGAGGGCGGCATGACGGCGACCTCGCCCGAGGGCCCGAGCCCCGCGGGCTCCATCGGCGTGCCGGTGGGCCCCAATGAGATCCGCCTCGTGGACGAGGAGGACCGGGAGGTGCCGCCGGGCGTCGTCGGCGAGATCGTCATGCGCGGCCCGCTGCTGGTGAAGGAGTACTGGCGCGATCCCGGGGCCACGGCCCAGGCCATGCGCGGCGGCTGGTTCCACACGGGAGACCTCGCGCGGCGCGACGAGCGGGGCCACCACTTCTTCGTGGACAGGAAGAAGGACATGGTGCGCCGCGGGGGCGAGAATATCGCCTCTCAGGAGGTCGAGCACGTGCTCCGCGCTCACGCGGGCGTGGCGGACGCGGCGGTGATCGGCGTGCCCGATCCGATCTGGGGCGAGGAGGTCAAGGCCTACGTATTGCTGAAGCCAGGGGAGAGCCGGACCTCGGCCCCGCCCGAGGCGATCTTCGCCCACTGTGCCGAGCGCCTGGCCGGCTTCAAGGTGCCGCGCTACCTCGAGTACCGGACGGAGCTGCCGAGGACGGCATCCCACCGCGTCCGGAAAGAGCTGCTCAGGCAGGAGCGCCACGATCTCGCCGAAGGCACCCACGACCGGCTCGCTGCCTCCGGACCGGCCCAGCGGGCCACAGACATCTGACAGGAGGCGCGCCCGGGGCACGCAGCCGGGGCGGGCGAAAGGGGGACTGGATGGAGCGGATCGGAGCGATCGACGCCTGGGCGAGCCTCATCACGCCCGAGGGCGCCACGCAGTGGCCGGAGGAGTTCCTGCACATCTTCCGCCGCTACAAGGTGGACCACCGGATGGTGGAGGGGATGACGCTCGAGACCATGCTCGGCGAGATGGACGAGGCGGACGTGGACCTCGCCGTCTTCTCCGCCTTCGGCTATGGCGACCTGCACGTCATCACCAACGAGACCGTGGGGGAGGTGGTCGCCAGGCACCCCGCGCGGTTCATCGGCGCGGGGACGGTGGACCCCCGGAAGCGGCCCATGGAGGTGGCGCGCGAGATCGAGCGCATGGTGCGCGACCTCGGCATCCGCATCGTTCGGCTCGAGCCCTATGCCTACGGCCCGGACCAGTACACGGGGCTTGCGCCCAATGACAAGCGCTACTGGCCTGTCTACATGAAGTGCGTGGACCTGGGGGTTCCCGTGGCGATTCAGGTCGGGCACACGGGGCCGCTGATGCCGTCGGAGTGCGGGCGGCCCATCTACCTCGACGAGGTGGCTCTGGCCTTCCCGGAGCTGGTGATCTTCGGCTGTCACCTCGGACAGCCCTGGCACGAGGAGATGATGATCCTGGCCTGGAAGCACCCGAACGTCTACGTCGAGACCTCGGCCCGACCGGCCAAGTTCTGGCCCCCCGAGTTCATGGAGTTCGTCAAGGGCTGGGGCCAGGACAAGGTGATCTGGGCGACGGACTACCCGCTGGTCTCCTTCAAGCGGGCGCGCGAGGACGTGGACTCGGTAGGCCTGCCCCTCGAGATCAAGAAGAAGCTCCTCCGGGACAATTTCCTCCGCGCGCTCAGGATGACGCGCTGAGGAGCCCGCCATGATCCACCCCTACGCCTACTACCTCGGGCGGGCCGCCGCCTGGCACCCGGAGGGGGTCGCCGTCATCGAGGGCGGCACGCGTCTGTCCTACCGGGAGCTGGACGCACGGGCGAGCGCGCTCGGGCGGGCGCTGGTGGCGCTCGGGGTGGGGCAGGGCGATCGCGTGGCGGTGCTCCAGGCCAACACCCACCGCTTCATGGAGGCGCTGGCCGGGGCCGCGCGCGCCGGGGCCGCCTTCGTGCCCATGCTCGGCATCCTCACCGAGGCGGAGCACGCCCACATGGTGGAGGACTCGGGGGCGCGGGTGCTCATCGCGCCCACGGCGGCGCTCGGGACGCGCGCCCGCGCGCTGGCCAGCCGCGTGCCCGCCCTCAGCCAGCTCGTCTGCGTGGAGGGCGGCGAGGGGAGCCTCGACTACGAGCGCCTCCTGCGGGAGCACGCGGGACCGGCGCCTGTGGTGCGAGGCCAGGAGAGCGACATCGCCCAGATCCTCTACACCTCGGGGACGACCGGCCGGTCCAAGGGGGTCGTCCACACCTATGCCTCCACCCAGGCCGCCATGGTCGCCTGGGTTGCCATCGCTTCCCGCCGGCCCGGGGATGTGGGGCTCCTCTACACGCCCATGAGCCATTTCGCCGCGCGGCTCATGGACTCGGGCTGGGTCGTCGGCAGCACCGCCGTCATCCTGCCGGCGCCCGATCCCGTGCAGACCTTCGCCGCCATCGAGGAGCACCGGGTCACGCACCTGCTCGCCATCCCCACCCTGCTCCAGCTCTTCCTCGGTCACCCGGAGATCGATCGGCACGACCTGGGCAGCCTCCGCTTCATCTGTTACGCCGCGGCGCCAGCGTCGGCTCCGCTCGTGAGGCGGGCCATCGAGCGCTTCGGCCCCATCCTGCACACGGGCTGGGGCGGGACCGAGGCCTATGGGCTCAACACCCACATGACTCCCGCCGAGCACCAGGCCGCGGTGGAAGGGCACGAGGAACGGCTCCTGTCCTGCGGGCGCGAGAGCATCTTCGGCGGGCGAGTCCGGATCCTCGACGACGAGGGCCGGGACGTCCCGGTGGGCGAGGTCGGGGAGGCCTGCGTGAGGGCGCCGTGGATGATGGCGCGCTACTGGAACCTGCCCGAGCTCACGCGGGAGACGATCCGGGACGGATGGCTTCACTTCGGCGACCTGGCGCGGATGGACGCCGACGGCTACGTCTCTCTCGTGGACCGCAAGGGAGACATGATCATCACGGGCGGCTTCAACGTCTACCCGCGCGAGGTGGAGGAGGTCCTCTACCAGCATCCGGCCGTGCTCGAGGCCGCGGTGGTGGGCGTCCCGGACGAGAAGTGGGGAGAGGCCGTGAGGGCTGTCGTGGCGCTCCGCGAGGGGATGACGGTGGCGCCCGAGACGCTGCTGGCCTTCACCCGGGAGCGCCTCGCTCCGTTCAAGGTGCCGAAGGCCGTCGAGCTGCTCCCGGCTCTGCCCAAGACGCCCGTGGGGAAGATCTCGCGGCGCGACGTGAAGGCGCGCTACTGGGCGGGGCAGGAGCGGATGATCCATGGCGCCGGAGGCGCAGGATGAGGCAAAGGCGGCGAGCCTGGGACGGCTACTGGACGACGAAGATCGGCTGGGCGGCCGAGGGCAAGATCATCGTCCGGGGCTATCGGGCCGAGGAGCTGATCCGGCACCTCGACTTCGCCGAGGCGGCGTACCTCGTCATCCGCGGAGCGCTGCCGACGCGCGCTCAAGCCCGCGCCCTTGATGCGGTGCTCCGCTCGGGGCTTGACCAGGCCTTCATCAACTCCGCCGTCCCGCCGGCGCGCTTCGCCGCCTCGGCCGCGCCCGAGGCGCCCGCCGCGGCCATCGCCGCCGGGGTGATCGCCTTCGGCTCGGTGACGGGCTCGCCGCGTCAGTGCGCGGAGCTGCTCCTCGAGACGTGCCAGGCGATGACGCAGGAGGGCCTCGCGCTTCCCGCGATGGCCCGGCGGGTCGTGGAGGAGCATGCGAGGCGCGGGGCGAGGATCCCGGGGATCGGCCACCCGATGCACAAGGCGATCGAGCCCCGCGCCCGCGCGCTCCGCGAGGTCGCGGCGGGGCTCGGCGCCTGGGGCGCGCATGGGCTCCTGCTGGAGGCCATCGCCCGAGAGGCCCGCCGGCATCACGGCCGTCCGCTGCCGGTGAACCTCGCCGGCGCCATCGCCGCGGTGCTGAGCGAGATCGGCTTCGAGCCGCTGGAGATGGTGGGGCTCGCGGTGCTGAGCTATCTGCCTTCCCTCATCGCCCACACGGTGGAGGAGATCCGCGAGGGCGTGCCGCTCAGGATCATCCCCGAGGCCCTGGGCGCCCGCTATGCCGGGCCGGCCGAGAGGAGGCTCCCGGCCGGGGGCCGGCGAGGCCGCCGATGACGCCCGGGGCGCGGTCACGGGCGGGAGAGCGCCTTCAACCACACCCGAAGGAGGAAATGACCATGTCCCTGAAAGGAAAGACGTTGTCCGTCGTTCTCGGCATGGCGGTCGCCAGCCTCTCCCTCGCGATGCCCGGGCAGGCGGGCGCCCAGCAGGCGCCGGTAGTGCTCAAGAAGGCGGACTACACGCCGCTCACCAACAGCCGCGCCCGGGTGTCCAAGTGGTGGGCGGAGGAGGTCGAGAAGCGCACTGTCGGGAAGGTGAAGATCGAGTACTTTCCCGCGGAGACCTTGCTCAAGGCCGCCGACATCTTCGAGGGGACGAGAAGCGGGGTGGCCGATATCGGCGTCTGGGTGCAGGCCTACAATCCGGCGGTGTCGCCGCTGTCGGCGCTCTTCACCTTGCCCGGCATCAGCCCGACCTTCAGGCCCGCCATCCGCGCCGTCAACGAGCTGGTCTACACGGGGGACTTCTCCCATTTCCGCGACGAGCTCAGGAAGCTCGGCGTGGAGCCGCTCTACTCCTGGGGCGTCGCGGATCAGGAGCTGATCTCGACCAAGTCCCTGCCGAACCTCGCCGCGCTCAAGGGGCTCAAGGTGCGGGTCATCGGGCGCGAGTGGCCGAAGCTCGTCAGCGCCCATGGCGGCACCCCCGTGGCCATGCCGTGGCCCGAGGTCTACGAGGCGCTCTCCCGCGGGACGCTGGACGCCAACGTGGGCTTCGTCACGGCCAACCGGGACTCCAAGCTCTACGAGGTGGCCAAGCACCACACGCGCATCCGGCTCGGCGCCCCCGCGGGCCCGCTGGCGATCATGAACAAGCAGGCCTGGGATCGGCTGCCCGCGGAGGTGCAGAAGGCGATGCGGGAGGTGGGGCGCCAGTTCACCGAGCGCCTCGCCGACGTCTACGACAAGGAGGTGCAGGAGGCCGTGAAGGAGATGGAAGCCAAGGGCGTCCGCTTCCACGAGTGGACGGTGGAGGACCGTGCCAAGCTCCAGGCCTCGATGGAGGCCGTGTGGGAGGGCTGGGCCAAGGAGGTGGAGGCCAAGGGGCTCCCCGGGCGCGAGGCCCTCCGCCGCTACGTCGAGCTGCAGAAGAAGCACTCGCGCTGACGGACCGTGACGACAACGGGGGGCGACGAGTCGGTGGGGGGGCATGGGGGAGGAGCGGCGGGCGCGCCCCCCCACATGGATAGACTCGAAGCGGCGCTCGGCGCCTGCTGGCGGGTGCTGGGCATGGGCGGGAACCTGGCGCTGCTCGCCATCATGAGCGCCGACGCCATCCTCCGCTACGCGCTGAACCGCCCGCTCACGGGGACGCTCGAGGGCGTGGAGCTGCTCCTCGTCTTCGCGGTGTTCCTCGGCCTGGCCCGCACCCAGGCCGAGCGCGGCCACATCGCCGTGGGCATCCTCACCGAGCGCCTCGAGGGCCGGCCGCGCGCGGCGCTGGAGGCCCTCACCGCCCTCCTGGGCCTCATCCTCTTCGCCGCGATGAGCTGGGCCACCGGCGCCATGGCGCTCAGGAGCTGGCGGATGGGGGAGTACTCCGCCGGCCTCATTGCCTTGCCCATGTATCCCTCGCGGGCCCTCGTGGTCCTGGGCAGCGTGCTGCTCTCTCTGCAGCTCCTGCTCGAGCTTGTTCGCGCCGTGGGGGCGCTGGTCGAGGGGACGCAGCACAGGGCGGCCCCCGCGCCGGCCGCGGAGGAGATCTCGTGAGCCCGGTACCCGTGGCGCTGCTGTCGCTGGCGGGACTCCTGACGCTTCTGCTCCTCGGCGTCCCTGTCGCCTTCAGCATGGCACTGGTGGGGGTGGCCGGCCTCCTTGTGATGGGGGGAGTCGGGCCCGCGTTGGGACTCCTGGGAACGGTGCCGTACTCCACCGTGGCCAGCTTCAGCCTCGTCGTCATCCCCATGTTCGTCCTCATGGGAGAGCTGGTGGCCAGCGCCGGGCTCGCCCAGCGGGCCTATGCCACGGCGCGGGCCTGGCTCGGGCGGCTGCCCGGGGGGCTGGCCATGACGGCCATCGGCGCCAGCACCTTCTTCGCCGCCGTCTCGGGCTCGAGCGTGGCGGCCACGGCCACCATGGGGCGGCTCTCCATCGCCGAGATGCGGCGCTACGGCTATGACGGCGGGCTCGCGGCCGGTACCGTGGCCGTGGCGGGCACGCTGGCCGCCCTGATCCCGCCAAGCGCCATGGCCGTCTTCTACGCGCTCGTCACCGACCAGTCGGTGAGCAAGATGCTGATCGCCGGCGTGGGGCCGGGGATCGTCAGCTCGCTGCTCTTCATGCTCACGGCCTACCTGGTCGCCCGCCGCTACCCCCACCTGGCCCCTGTCGTCCAGCAACGCGTGAGCTGGACGGAGCGGATGGCCTCGCTCCGGACCATCGGGCCCTTCGGAGTCCTGATCCTCGTGGTGCTGGGCGGGATCTACTCCGGGCTCGTGACGGTGACCGAGGCCTCGGCCCTCGGCGCGCTGGCCGCCTTCCTCCTCCTGGCCGCCTCTCGCCAGCTCCACTGGTCGGCGCTGCACCAGGCCCTGTCCTCGTCCCTCAAGATCAGCTGCATGATCTACCTGATCATCATCGGCGGGCTCCTCTTCAGCCGCTTCCTGGCCTTCTCGGGGGTCCCCTTCGCCATGGTGCGCGCCATCCAGGGGCTCGACATTCCACCCGTGGCCGTGGTGATCGTCATGCTCCTGATCCTCAGCGTACTCGGGATGTTCATGGACCCGGTGGGGATGATCATGCTCACCTTGCCCTTCTTCTTCCCGGTGGTGAAGGCGCTGGGGGTGGACCCCATCTGGTTCGGCGTGCTGGTGGTGCTGGAGGCGGAGCTGGGAGTGATCACCCCGCCCGTGGGCGTGCATCTCTTCGTCGTGCGCCAGATCGTGCCCGACGTGCCGCTGGGCGCCCTCATCAGGGGGGCGCTCCCCTTCATGCTCTGCCAGCTCCTCGTCCTGTCGCTCGTCGTCGTCTTCCCCCCCCCTCGCCCTCTGGCTCCCCGGTCGGATGCGCTGATGCCTCTTGCGGAATTCGGTGACGCGAATTGGCCGGCCCCCGGCGAAACGGTAATCTGCACGAGTCATTAGCGATGCTGGATTTCTCGTTCACGCCGGAGCAGGAGCGGCTGAGGCAGATGCTGCGGGCCTTCGCGCTCAGGGAGCTCTTGCCGCAGTACGCGCGCTGGGACCGCGAGCGGCGGTACCCGAAGGA is part of the Candidatus Rokuibacteriota bacterium genome and encodes:
- a CDS encoding 3-keto-5-aminohexanoate cleavage protein; translated protein: ESLPPNNHWVVTAIGGKVHFLSVALSVAMGGPVRVGMEDNVYIARGVLARSNAQIVEKAVGILHAVGREVATPAEARQILGLRPRP
- a CDS encoding acyl-CoA/acyl-ACP dehydrogenase produces the protein MDFGFTETQEALRRAVRSVLARRCPPEAIREWGEQEIFPGEVWEEMARLGWLGLVFPAEHGGAEGSLLDLMVVLEELARVEFELASAVGLAVMGGLAILRHGTPEQQARHLPPLVQGRAHFSVALTEPGSGSDAAALITRAARDGDDFVLTGQKLYCTGAHLPGSTVLLAARTRPKALKREGITVFLLDPAAPGVTLRRMRMLGRRIQGTNEIFLDGARVPADAILGTLDGGWGVLRSFLEIERTVAAVAYAGAAQAVVDLALSHAQEREQFGRPIGSFQAIAHLLADMQTDVDATRLLAWRAAWLLAGNRPCLREVSIAKLHASETYVRVAGHGMQVMGGHGYTMECDMQRHFRSARLATIGAGTSQIQRDLIARTMGLDVRHA
- a CDS encoding AMP-binding protein, encoding MATRTIPAMLETAAARAPRTVYLTGPGGDITFGALRERVARLAMGLAALGVAHGERVAVLLPNCPAHVETWLALARLGAVLVPVNTAFRPDEVAFVLEHAGAAALVTTDGLHAAAVAPIRSRCPALTHVITLEGEAAGSMPFSRLVESKPMEGRPAVAEEDTAAILYTSGTTGFPKGCCLAHRHYVLAGRMLRDVLRATAGDRYLCVVPLFHVSGQMGMVMATLAAGARLILLPGFQASTFWVDALCYRATVFHGVGTILAILDRLPVSPEERAHTLRAMWSAGHPELVVAMSERLGIPIVQNWGMTEGGMTATSPEGPSPAGSIGVPVGPNEIRLVDEEDREVPPGVVGEIVMRGPLLVKEYWRDPGATAQAMRGGWFHTGDLARRDERGHHFFVDRKKDMVRRGGENIASQEVEHVLRAHAGVADAAVIGVPDPIWGEEVKAYVLLKPGESRTSAPPEAIFAHCAERLAGFKVPRYLEYRTELPRTASHRVRKELLRQERHDLAEGTHDRLAASGPAQRATDI
- a CDS encoding amidohydrolase, coding for MERIGAIDAWASLITPEGATQWPEEFLHIFRRYKVDHRMVEGMTLETMLGEMDEADVDLAVFSAFGYGDLHVITNETVGEVVARHPARFIGAGTVDPRKRPMEVAREIERMVRDLGIRIVRLEPYAYGPDQYTGLAPNDKRYWPVYMKCVDLGVPVAIQVGHTGPLMPSECGRPIYLDEVALAFPELVIFGCHLGQPWHEEMMILAWKHPNVYVETSARPAKFWPPEFMEFVKGWGQDKVIWATDYPLVSFKRAREDVDSVGLPLEIKKKLLRDNFLRALRMTR
- a CDS encoding AMP-binding protein gives rise to the protein MIHPYAYYLGRAAAWHPEGVAVIEGGTRLSYRELDARASALGRALVALGVGQGDRVAVLQANTHRFMEALAGAARAGAAFVPMLGILTEAEHAHMVEDSGARVLIAPTAALGTRARALASRVPALSQLVCVEGGEGSLDYERLLREHAGPAPVVRGQESDIAQILYTSGTTGRSKGVVHTYASTQAAMVAWVAIASRRPGDVGLLYTPMSHFAARLMDSGWVVGSTAVILPAPDPVQTFAAIEEHRVTHLLAIPTLLQLFLGHPEIDRHDLGSLRFICYAAAPASAPLVRRAIERFGPILHTGWGGTEAYGLNTHMTPAEHQAAVEGHEERLLSCGRESIFGGRVRILDDEGRDVPVGEVGEACVRAPWMMARYWNLPELTRETIRDGWLHFGDLARMDADGYVSLVDRKGDMIITGGFNVYPREVEEVLYQHPAVLEAAVVGVPDEKWGEAVRAVVALREGMTVAPETLLAFTRERLAPFKVPKAVELLPALPKTPVGKISRRDVKARYWAGQERMIHGAGGAG
- a CDS encoding C4-dicarboxylate TRAP transporter substrate-binding protein — protein: MSLKGKTLSVVLGMAVASLSLAMPGQAGAQQAPVVLKKADYTPLTNSRARVSKWWAEEVEKRTVGKVKIEYFPAETLLKAADIFEGTRSGVADIGVWVQAYNPAVSPLSALFTLPGISPTFRPAIRAVNELVYTGDFSHFRDELRKLGVEPLYSWGVADQELISTKSLPNLAALKGLKVRVIGREWPKLVSAHGGTPVAMPWPEVYEALSRGTLDANVGFVTANRDSKLYEVAKHHTRIRLGAPAGPLAIMNKQAWDRLPAEVQKAMREVGRQFTERLADVYDKEVQEAVKEMEAKGVRFHEWTVEDRAKLQASMEAVWEGWAKEVEAKGLPGREALRRYVELQKKHSR
- a CDS encoding TRAP transporter small permease, translated to MDRLEAALGACWRVLGMGGNLALLAIMSADAILRYALNRPLTGTLEGVELLLVFAVFLGLARTQAERGHIAVGILTERLEGRPRAALEALTALLGLILFAAMSWATGAMALRSWRMGEYSAGLIALPMYPSRALVVLGSVLLSLQLLLELVRAVGALVEGTQHRAAPAPAAEEIS
- a CDS encoding TRAP transporter large permease codes for the protein MSPVPVALLSLAGLLTLLLLGVPVAFSMALVGVAGLLVMGGVGPALGLLGTVPYSTVASFSLVVIPMFVLMGELVASAGLAQRAYATARAWLGRLPGGLAMTAIGASTFFAAVSGSSVAATATMGRLSIAEMRRYGYDGGLAAGTVAVAGTLAALIPPSAMAVFYALVTDQSVSKMLIAGVGPGIVSSLLFMLTAYLVARRYPHLAPVVQQRVSWTERMASLRTIGPFGVLILVVLGGIYSGLVTVTEASALGALAAFLLLAASRQLHWSALHQALSSSLKISCMIYLIIIGGLLFSRFLAFSGVPFAMVRAIQGLDIPPVAVVIVMLLILSVLGMFMDPVGMIMLTLPFFFPVVKALGVDPIWFGVLVVLEAELGVITPPVGVHLFVVRQIVPDVPLGALIRGALPFMLCQLLVLSLVVVFPPPRPLAPRSDALMPLAEFGDANWPAPGETVICTSH